The Pongo abelii isolate AG06213 chromosome 3, NHGRI_mPonAbe1-v2.0_pri, whole genome shotgun sequence DNA window TAGCAGACCTGAACTATTTACTCTACCCTCTTATCAGAAACTGAAATGAAGTCCTTTgaacaaatttagaaaaaattatttaacactTAATTGTTCTCATCCATATAATTACCAAAGCTGAATCCACATCATCCATTAATTTACTATGTGCCTAGATTAAGAGAATCCAAGTATATTATCTGGAACAGGATTGAGACAagtaaaaacaataaatgtatGTTCACCTTCCCATCCTGATCTACCTTGTCCAATGAAGGCTTCCATAAacccatttctttttccaaagagaGCAAGACTATTGAGGTGAAAGCGAATCATAAAAGAGCATCCAGAGAATCATAAAAAAGAGCAGTAGAGAATAAAATGGGAGGAGTTATTTATGGCCGcttatacattattaaaattgtaAAAGCAAAAATTCATTTTACTTGGAATCCTGTTCTGAAGTAATGATAGCATGTAGTTTTTCTAAAAACTCATATGTGAACCTTCAAGATTTtcaaaaaagataacaaaaatgagaaatactCTTTAGCAATTCAAATATCAGCAGGCATCAGTTTTTGTCTCTGGCCTATTTGCATCTCTTTCTTATACAGGAAGGAAGCCGTGCTGTGATTCATTACTATTCCTTTCTACCTTTTCACTGCAGGTCCCAAAGCAGGTGACCCTgctctttccctttcccagtgAAAGTCAGTTAATCAGTCATAAGGGGAACGAGGCAAGCAAgttaaaccaaaaacaaaacttagctgcagtttcctttccatacctCCTGATCCCCTCCTCCTATGCTCACCCTACCACGGTGACTTCACCTCCCTCCCTGCTGGAACTTTCACCACAAATGTCACCAACAGAAGAAGGTTGAGGCAGGCTGAAGGAGAGGATATATTCCTAGAATCTAAAGGTGAAACTATGGATGCATTTTATTCATGGAAACATTGTTATCCACTTCCGTTGGATTCTATTATGCTTACTATGCCTCAGGTGGATGAAGAGTTGAAGGGATTTTGATGGGCTGGCCTGATGTTTGGACATTAAAAAGTGTGCTATGAGGAACACTAGTTCTACAAGGCcaccaaacaaagcaaaaccaaataGTGATGTGTGATCAAATAGAGTTTGGAAAACACTTCATTCTGCCTCTCCCCTTTAGTATTTACAGTGCATATTAGCATATTAAAGGTTCTGAGAAATCAtacgttttttttgttttttttaaaaaaaggaacattGGCACTGCTCTCAAAGACTCTATGTAAACAAAGAACTTTTATCCCCGGCGAAATCCCTCAACACGTCAGGAAACATAATCTGTAGCAGAAGTCCAcacacattttctgtaaagggctgcagagtaaatattttaggctttgtggtaGGGTTGCCAGACAAAATATAGGAcacctagttaaatttgaatttcagataaataatgaataatttttagtaaaaatgtgtCCTAAATATGCCCTCAAAGGTATTTGTCGCATTGccctgtgtttttatttgctaaatctggcaactcaACTTTCTAGACTAGACAGTCACCTTGGCAACTATTCAACCCAACTGTTGTAGGGTCAAAGCAGCTGTAAGCAAGGCATAAAATGAACAGGAGTGGCTATGTTCCCTGTTATTTATGAGCACGGGAACTTGAATTTCATAGCATTTTTATGTGTCAGgaattactatttttcttttgatttttttttttttttaaccatgaaaTCCTAGCAGTTTgcgaggccgaggagggtggactgcctgagctcaggagttcaagaccagcctgggcaacacggtgaaaccccatctctactaaaatacaaaaaattagccaggtgtggtgccgagcattgtagtcccagctactcaggaggctgagtcaggagaatcgcttgaacccaggaggtggaagttgcagtgagccgagatcgcatcactgcactccagcctgggtgacagagtgagactcggtctccaaaaatgaaaaaaagtaaaaactatttttaacttGTGAACTATACAGAAACAGGCAACAGGCTGAATTTGGACCATGGGCTACAGTTTGCTGTAGTATAAATGCTTTCTGAATTAACAGGGTTTAATCAAGTGACTTCTTGTAATACAACTGATTGAGAATTCTTAGTGTGCAAGTATCTATATCTGTCTCAGGACTGACTGACTCATCCTCTAAGTACTGAAGAACTGAGCTTTGAACTCTAATGAGCCTGATGTGTTTCAGACTCACCTATTTAAGCATAAATCAGAACTCAGTGGATCTGATTGTagcaggctggggagggggcagcGACTTAGCAGACCACATGTTCCCTTCACTTATCATAAAGAACTGCATACCAGTGTAATTGACAGTGTAGGACTGAATGTTGACCTACACCAACATTTTAACTATTTAAccgttttttaaaactttaattgaAGAAAGTCAAGCAAAAACAAATCAATTTTAAGAAGCAAAGAGTTAAAACTTACGTAAAACAGGGACAACTCTTCCTCTTTTAACTTTTGAATTATATCTGCGCCCAGAGGCTTGGGCAGGAAGGTGATTGAGAGTAACTTCTCCCACTGTTGGTTTCACATCAAACCATTCTATAAAATGTGAACACAAAAGTTATTTCTTAAAAAGCCATAGTGGCCATTGTCAAAATAAgatgccataatttaaaaattaagtaaattatttaaatttctgtttatcaTATTCCTGAGTAGTGTGAATACATAGGTTAATAATCCCTCCCCACATTGCTCACAATATATTTAATACACAAATAGTTActttaaaagtaatatatttatgTTCCTGTTAGTCTTTGGTAAGTTTTTATTCaattataatgtatatacaaAAAGGTAAACAAACAGTAAGTGTAATTCACTCCAATGAATTTGTGAGTGAATACACCTAGGGTACCATCATCCAGATCAAGAAATGATGTATTACCAGTACCCCAAAGCCCCCTCATGTCTTTCCAAGACAGTATTCTAAAAGGAAAATGCTATCCTGACTTCCATCATCATAGgttagttttatgtatttttatatttgataaaatCATACAGTATCTTTCATTTAGCACATATTTTATACTATAAAAATtgtgaattaaaattatttccatatttcccatatttctttttaactaaTCCTGTAAACTGAAATACTTGGGCAATTTCCTTGTGCTTCTAAAGATCACTTCCTCCTCTGCAACTCATCCTTCACTGAGGCTTGAAGAAGTTGCTAAGTTAATTCCTATTCACCAGTCATGCTCTGTCAACACTAAACACAACTCTGGTCAGTAACACTGCCAGAACTATAGTTATCACAATTAATTACTTTGGCCACAaatgagaaatgtttaaaatcagCAGTCTCAGGAATCAAGACTGGAGAAAGAGTACTGTTCAAGAATTGGAAGGGTTGAGATGATCTGTagctaaagaaaaaatgtgttCAAAAGACAACAGAGATACAGGTTAGTTTTCTACAAAGATAGACTTTTAAACAGAAAAGTCAATGATGTCTGATTTGTGGTGTTAAAATATAACTGGACAGAACTAAAATGCCAGAcaacaaaagaactgaaaggagGTGAAGGGGTGGCAGCGAGGGATCAGTGTCATAGTGTTCTAAGGTCCTTGCAGTTTCAGGAAGAGAGTAAAGATTAATTTTAGACTAAGATAAATATGCATGCTAAAATGTACAGATTAGCACTAAAAAGAGTAgagatttaaaatgttcaaaattagtgggaaaaaaaatctttggaaaaaaatttagtccaaaagaagaaaagataggtaagatgaaaagaagaaacagaaagagaattaaaaaaaactcaaaatagtaTGTTAGATATGAATACATATAACAATAGGCAGTATTAATAAATTCATAACAATAAATCGCtgtaaatgaaatagaaacaataCTTCATAGAAGAACAAATTTTAGGACTTTACAAAGTATCAACACTAATTATAAAGCAATAATAATTAAGACAAGATGCTGAAGTGACACACATGTAGACAAAGTTGAATAGAAGGCTCAGAAACAGACCCATACATATACGCAAACTGAAAAATGAGAGGGCATTACAAATAAGTGGGAAAAGAATAGACTACTCAAAACATGGAGCTGAGGCAATTGGTTCTTCATATGGATTGCAGATGAAGTAAcagtgtagcaggacaagccgcagacaaaacccctcagacaccaagttaaagaaggaagcagtttattcggccgggagctttggcaagactcctgtctcgaGAGCTGAGCTCTcttgagtgagcaattcctgtcccttttaagggctcacaactctaagcaGGTGCGCGTGAGAGGGTtgtgattgattgagcaagcagggggtacgtgactgggggctgcacgCACCGGTAAttagaacggaacagaacaggacagggatcttCACAGTGCTTTCCTATACAATGTCTATAATCTGTAGATAACACAACCGATTAGGTCAGGTATCaaatctttaactaccaggcccagggtgtggcactgcgctgtctgcctgtggatttcatttctgccttttagtttttacttctttattggaggcagaaattgggcataagacggtatgaggggtggtctcctcccttaacaGCTTACAAGTTTTCACTTTAATCAATTTAAACCTTAAAAGGTTTCACTTTAATCAATTTAAACATAGGAGGATATATTTATAATCTCATTATGGGAACAGTGTTAACTATGAAGCTTGTATTCGGTTTTCATtcctgccataacaaattaccacaaatatcATGACTTGAAACAGCCATTTTTATCTCACGGTACAGAAGTCTGTGTCCTCTATTTAGAGTCTCACGAGGCTGAAAGCAAGGTATTGGCAGGGCTGCATTCTTTTCTGGAAGTTCTGGGGATGAATCTTCTCCCAGGCTCACTCAGCTCTTTGGCAGAATGCAGTTTCTTATGTTTGCAGGACTGAGGCCCCTGTTTATTGCCTGGCTGTCAGCCCAAGGTAATTCTTTTCTCCTGGAAGCTGCACCACATACCTTCTCATGCTTTCCATGTTGTCCCTTGCAGCAATAGCAGGTTGAGACCCTATCACACTCCAGATCTCTTACTTCTCCTTCTGCTACATGTGTCTTGATTCCAGTTGAAGAAAGATCTCTGCTTCTAAGGGTTTGTGTGATTAGATCAGGTCTGCCTGAATAAGCCAGCATACACACCCTATCTTGGGGTCCATAActttacatctgcaaagtctctttgccatgtaaagtatcatattcacaggtttcagggGTTAGGACATGGATAGCAGGGGGGCTCATTCTGCCTACTACAGAGTTTCATAAAATCaactaaacttaaaaatatatatgaatgaaataaaaaataatacttaaatagTATGTATAggtaaatgaaatagagaataatatataaatagtatgtatagatttttttttttttttgagacagagtctcactttatcgcccaggctggagtgcagtggcacaatcttggctcactgcaacctcagcctcctgggttcaagccattctcctgcttcagcctccccagtagctgggattagaggcacacaccaccatgcccagctaatttttgtgtttttagtagagacgggatttcaccatgttggtcaggctggtctcaaacttttgacctcatgatctgcctgccttggcctcccaaagtgctgggattacaggcaagccaccatgcccggcctagattTTTAAATCAAGGAAATTATAAACAAAGGCAGCAGGATGATAGTTACccttggaagggaatgtggagaatGCAGTCTGAGAACACAAAGGGGAAGGTAAAGGCATtagtaatgttctatttcttaacAGGTGTAGGGATATACAAATGTGTTTTCATCGTTAGTCATCTTCTTTAAAttgtacatatacattatatacgtGCATGTGTGATAAATATCACAGCAAAATTCTAATgtttaaaaacatgcaaaatgttTCAAGATAAAACTCTCCTCATTAATAACCGGAATCATTTCTTTACTCATGAATTCATGAGTAAAGCCAGAGACgagaaaaatcaaggaagagaaaacaaaatataagagATGGAAGAATGGACAGAGTAAGGAAGgacaaaacctaaaatatctgTCTCACAATTTTACGAGATGTTAAAATTGGTGCTTTCCTCTCTTGCTAGAAACCAGAGAGGAAATGGTTTTCTTCAGAAAAAGTTCATAGGGGAGAGAAATCCTAATGACCTACATCTACCTCTTTTCCCGAGTGTTTGGGTGCCACAGAAATGATGCGGTCTCTAGATGTCTGGAatcaagtgaaataaaatttcaatacaCGAGTGGTATCCTGAGTAAACtgccagaaaaacaaacaaaaaaatgtagaGTGAAAGTTCAATTACTCTGCCACCTGCCAGTGACTCCGGCAAATGCAGATGGCAAATGCTTTCTCTGGGTACTTAGAGAATGATTTCAGTGATACCTCTGGAAAGTTGCCATGATCACCCCAATCTGCTCTACCATCTACATCCGAACAAGCCTACTATGGAAAGGATAACATTGTCCACACTGTAGAAAGCATCCACAGTGAATCATAGTAATCCAGGCTTTTCCCAAGGGATGAGTGTCCCGCTTAACTCTTAAACTCCTTAGTTACTTGATATATGAACTTATTTCTTGTGAAAGTTTACATGAATTtttcatacacatatacatttttctaaaaagaagtGTCTGTATACTATGTTAACATATGCCTTCATCAAAAAGATTTATAAACCACTCCAATGCTAATAAATCATTTCACTGCTAGCATTAAAGAAGTAATTTCCCTTTAAACCAGTAAACCAGTTACAGAAGATAGCAAAATGGGCCAGTGCCAACATTTCTTTCATCTGTGCTCAAGAATAGCCTGACAGAGCTTGGAAGAACTCAGCTGTTTCCAAGGAAAACTTACCTGGATTCAATTTTCTGCCTAATTTTCTTTGCAACATATGTAAAAGGATGAGGAACTCTGCTTTAAGTTCATTGGTCAGCATGTTGGGATTGCTTAGTAATTCTGATAACCTAATGTTATCTTTAATAGACTTCGAAACTGTAGACCTGGAAACCAGGGGTAAACGCATCTGGTAACTATAGTCCGTGAAATTCACAAAGTCATCCTGGATACTTTtaattctggaaataaaaaataaaatactgttgaCAAGCAACATTTTAGTAATGAGTTTTATATTATCAAAAGTTTCACATTAAATTGTGCTACTAGGAAATTACAAAGAACTTACTCTCGATGTGTTAATAAAGTGTAAACCTCTTCTATCAGTATTTCAGGCACTCCAGCTTTACAATGAATTGTTCCATGGATTAGTTCTTtaggtaatttaaatttttttcttgccaGGAACTTTAAtagtagaaagaaaatgtttttatcatGAGAAATTCTATAAAAATCTCCAAGTACTATGAATTCACTGTAATCTCCCTTTTATTTACCTATCAagtaattttttgtgtttaaCGCATTAGTTATTAGAAGATAATATTCAGCAGGAAAACCAATCAGTATATATCATGCTAATGGAAATAATTATGCTTAGTTTCATAGGTGACTCATGACATAAACAGTTGGAATTTAATAAACTTTGTGATACACAGGAACAAGCTGCCAGCTCAGtatcacacagtcacacacatacatgtagaGATCCAGGAAATTAGGATGGcacactttaaaacaaacaacagtTAAAAGTGTAAATGATTGCTAACGTACCTTCTCCAACTGTGCCCAGTTATCCAACTTGACTTTTAAAGAGGTCCCATTTTCAAAGGATGATAATTCAAGTTCCCAGGGGtaatatatacagaatatttctGCAATTAGGAAGCCATTTGAAAAATCTCTGATCCATGGCAATtaggaaatgaaataaagtgtAGTTAATTATGaggtttgtattattttataattaacacTAGTCTAATATTCCATACTAAAAGTATGTTGTAAAATGAGTGTTGTTGGATCATTGCTCTAAGGAGAACCTACTGTGGAATTTTGCTAAGATTATCTACTTTTCAAAGGCTTTGGTGTTCTTTTGATGAACCCAAACTGTTAATTTGTATTgaatctgcatttcaacaagatccccaggtgattcatatgCACTTTAAAATTTCAGAGGCATTGTTGTAAGCAATACTGAAGACAAATTAGTAAACTAGTCCCCCGCttatctgcagttttgctttctgcagtttcagttaccttgGGTCAATCACAGTCGGAaaacattaaatggaaaattcaagaaataatttGTAACTTTTAAATTGTACTCTGTTCTGGGCAGTCTGATGAAATCTCCCTGCCTGCTCTGTGTTGCCTAGGATGTGAATCCTCCCTTTGTCCAGAGTCTCCACGTTGTAGACATCAGTTACCTTTTAGTTATCAGATCAACTGTACAGTGTGGTGTGCTTGTGTGCAAAGTGCAAGAACAGTGATGCTGTTGATTCAGATACGCCAGAGAGAAACCATAAAATTATTCCTTTAGGTGAAAAGATGAAAGTTCTTGACTTAATAGAAAGTTGTAAGAATGGTTAGAATGGTAGGAATGAAACTTGTATCcctgaaatatgaagaaaaagaaattcttgatAGTTTCGCCATCACACCTCAAACTGAAAAACTTTCAGCCACAGTGTGTGATAAATGCTtagttaagatttttaaaaaggcattaaatttgtggATGGGAGACataaacagaaatgtgttctgaCAGAGGGTTCTGTAGTATCCACAGTtccaggcatccactggggatcttggaacCTATGCCTCTCTGATAAGGAGAGACTACTTTAAACCAGAGTTCTGCAAAAGATTCATTGCCTTTTTATAGAATTTAGTTTGCATTCCCAGAGCAAATATTAGCTGCCAGTTACATACAAAGTGCCTACAATTAAGCAGCAACTTTAAAAACTTGTTGATAACTCTCAAACTAGATACCATCTCCGACAGAGGGTAAACTGATCCttaccagtattttttttttttttttttttgagacagaatcttactctgccacccaggctggagtgcagcggcgtaatctcgggtcactgcaacctccgcctcccgggttcaagcattctcctgcctgcagcctccccagtagctgggattacaggcacccgccaccacacccggctaatttttgtatttttagtagagatcgggtttcaccatgttggtcaggctgttactgaactcctgacctcaggtgatccgcctgcctcggctcccaaagtgctgggattacaggcatgagcaactgtgcccggcCGTCCTCACCAGTATTAATGCCCAATGTCACTAAAGAAAAAGCTTTGactatgttaatatttttgtagtCACCAAAGCATTCTATATTGTCTACAATTTAATGATTGGTTGATTAATTGAATAAACAAGATGTTTCGTGATATTTTGTTAAAGCCTTGTTCCCTAATAGTATTTTCGTGTGTGTGC harbors:
- the SPATA4 gene encoding spermatogenesis-associated protein 4 isoform X2 translates to MAAAGREKRYLTQTAAALAKSPSLSPQLATPIRGRPKKCLVYPHAPKSSHLSRSVLRWLQGLDLSFFPRNINRDFSNGFLIAEIFCIYYPWELELSSFENGTSLKVKLDNWAQLEKFLARKKFKLPKELIHGTIHCKAGVPEILIEEVYTLLTHREIKSIQDDFVNFTDYSYQMRLPLVSRSTVSKSIKDNIRLSELLSNPNMLTNELKAEFLILLHMLQRKLGRKLNPEWFDVKPTVGEVTLNHLPAQASGRRYNSKVKRGRVVPVLRNGGSSHREIHVKQAGHSYYSVMKPIRNMDKKP
- the SPATA4 gene encoding spermatogenesis-associated protein 4 isoform X1, with translation MAAAGREKRYLTQTAAALAKSPSLSPQLATPIRGRPKKCLVYPHAPKSSHLSRSVLRWLQGLDLSFFPRNINRDFSNGFLIAEIFCIYYPWELELSSFENGTSLKVKLDNWAQLEKFLARKKFKLPKELIHGTIHCKAGVPEILIEEVYTLLTHREIKSIQDDFVNFTDYSYQMRLPLVSRSTVSKSIKDNIRLSELLSNPNMLTNELKAEFLILLHMLQRKLGRKLNPEWFDVKPTVGEVTLNHLPAQASGRRYNSKVKRGRVVPVLPNIGNGGSSHREIHVKQAGHSYYSVMKPIRNMDKKP
- the SPATA4 gene encoding spermatogenesis-associated protein 4 isoform X3, which codes for MAAAGREKRYLTQTAAALAKSPSLSPQLATPIRGRPKKCLVYPHAPKSSHLSRSVLRWLQGLDLSFFPRNINRDFSNGFLIAEIFCIYYPWELELSSFENGTSLKVKLDNWAQLEKFLARKKFKLPKELIHGTIHCKAGVPEILIEEVYTLLTHREIKSIQDDFVNFTDYSYQMRLPLVSRSTVSKSIKDNIRLSELLSNPNMLTNELKAEFLILLHMLQRKLGRKLNPEWFDVKPTVGEVTLNHLPAQASGRRYNSKVKRGRVVPVLLLLSLEKEMGLWKPSLDKVDQDGKQI